A section of the Cololabis saira isolate AMF1-May2022 chromosome 16, fColSai1.1, whole genome shotgun sequence genome encodes:
- the LOC133462792 gene encoding zinc finger protein DPF3-like: MAAVIQNPLKALGDQFYKDAIEQCRSYNARLCAERSVRLPFLDSQTGVAQNNCYIWMERHHRSPGVAAGQMYTYPARCWRKKRRLHNATDPRLGIYGLQLDGTLVSKEALPTQSTTLEALLRGEGLHKRNNSKNDEESLLEIQRVLEADAAEDAFEDDDYEVDTPKRRHRGKGRGRGIGRRRTDLDDDKPYVCDSRYKQKQNSKSSTSGCAKRYRNRTGLSYHYTHSHLAEEDRAGERSTVASRSPSAPQADRHKRTKGPGGSSIPNSYCNKCQVSNKKTVKSGPPYSACRCTNNRGEEKEDGVFTGAEELFGTTSESDTSTFHGFEEDELEEPARNGNGISNRHR, translated from the exons ATGGCGGCTGTCATTCAGAATCCACTAAAAGC GTTGGGTGACCAGTTCTATAAGGACGCCATTGAGCAGTGCCGCAGCTACAATGCCCGTCTGTGTGCCGAGCGCAGCGTCCGCTTGCCATTCCTGGATTCTCAAACCGGCGTCGCCCAAAACAACTGCTACATCTGGATGGAGCGCCACCACCGCAGTCCCG GTGTTGCAGCTGGACAGATGTACACATACCCCGCCCGCTGCTGGAGAAAGAAGAGACGGCTACACAACGCCACAGATCCTCGCCTCGGCATCTACGGCCTCCAGCTCG ACGGCACTCTCGTGTCCAAGGAGGCGTTGCCCACCCAGAGCACTACACTGGAGGCTCTGCTAAGAGGAGAAGGTCTACACAAGAGGAACAACTCTAAGAATGACGAGGAGAGTCTGCTGGAGATCCAG AGGGTTCTGGAGGCAGATGCAGCAGAGGATGCTTTCGAGGACGACGATTACGAGGTGGACACTCCCAAGAGGAGACATCGGGGCAAGGGAAGA GGTCGGGGTATTGGCCGCAGGAGGACGGATCTGGATGATGATAAGCCATATGTCTGCGACA GCAGATACAAGCAAAAGCAAAACTCAAAGTCTTCAACCTCAG GCTGCGCAAAGCGCTACAGAAACCGCACAGGACTAAGTTATCACTACACCCATTCCCATCTGGCGGAGGAGGACAGAGCCGGGGAGAGAAGCACGGTGGCCTCCCGCTCCCCCAGCGCACCACAGGCTGACAGACACAAAC GCACAAAGGGTCCAGGTGGGAGCAGCATTCCCAACAGTTACTGTAATAAATGCCAGGTCTCAAACAAGAAAACTGTTAAGTCTGGGCCTCCCTACTCAGCCTGCCGATGCACAA ACAACCGTGGAGAGGAGAAAGAAGACGGCGTGTTTACTGGAGCCGAGGAGCTCTTCGGCACCACCTCAGAGAGCGACACTTCCACTTTTCACGGCTTTGAAGAAGATGAGCTGGAAGAGCCGGCCAGAAACGGCAACGGCATATCCAACCGTCACAGATAG
- the LOC133462791 gene encoding zinc finger FYVE domain-containing protein 1-like, producing MSGHGSSSEKGVNTSLICQESYACGGSEEAAFECNDCKSLQCVRCELELHSQELQKNHERVQVGPGHVPYCDNCKGGPGDGGKRHRSVVRCQNCKVNLCQDCQKRTHSGSSKKKHQLTSYPPQPKPEEATSVQMCVQPAVQIADEAKSKRAKLLEKVSSFLLVDENEEIQIKDDASFIKSLSCGADQLLKVVSIFGNTGEGKSHTLNHTFFTGREVFKTSPTQESCTVGVWAAFDPIHKVVVIDTEGLLGNSSKQGQRTRLLLKVLAVSDLIIYRTHADRLHDDLFKFLGDASDAYLKHFAKELKATSARCGLDVPLSTLGPAVVIFHETVHTKLLGSDKSSDSIDRLLLDRFRKLSRYPEAFSSVQYWGTQTLSPPTDFRGLQNKLEQLLDNNATRSPRTPVVIYKALQALSERFNGEIAGELVAHNSFFPDEYFTCSSVCFSCGSGCKNSMNHLGEGVCHEAKHRCRYSAQFDNRIYTCKACYEGGKEVIVVPKTSASSDSPWLGLAKYAWSGYVIECPTCGVIYRSRQFWYGNQDPVDTVVRTEIQHVWPGYDGFLKDNSNAAQRVLDGVNLVAQSVSELGVKPAKAVTSWLTDQIAPAYWKPNSLILVCHKCDAVFQDNDTKHHCRACGEGFCDGCSSKAAPVPERGWGLAPVRVCDVCFEQRATYAEVLEAELEEEDGGNLARKVGEAVSNTLGVVVTAIDIPLGLVKDAARPAYWVPDQDILSCHNCQREFTAKLSKHHCRACGQGVCGECSPERRPVPSRGWDHPVRVCASCNQKPGDL from the exons ATGAGTGGGCATGGCTCGTCCTCTGAAAAGGGAGTCAACACTAGTCTAATTTGTCAGGAGAGTTATGCGTGTGGGGGCTCAGAAGAGGCTGCATTTGAATGTAATGACTGCAAAAGCCTTCAGTGTGTTCGCTGTGAGCTGGAGCTCCACAGCCAGGAGCTGCAGAAGAACCATGAGCGGGTCCAAGTAGGTCCTGGCCACGTCCCCTACTGTGACAACTGTAAAGGGGGTCCTGGGGATGGCGGAAAGCGTCACAGGTCTGTGGTTCGCTGCCAGAACTGTAAGGTTAACTTGTGCCAAGACTGTCAGAAACGCACCCACAGTGGCAGCAGCAAGAAGAAACACCAGCTCACTTCTTATCCACCACAACCCAAACCTGAAGAGGCCACCTCTGTCCAGATGTGTGTCCAGCCTGCTGTTCAAATAGCTGATGAGGCTAAATCTAAGAGGGCAAAACTGTTGGAGAAAGTGTCCAGTTTTCTCTTGGTTGATGAAAATGAGGAAATACAG ATTAAAGATGATGCTTCGTTCATAAAGAGCCTCAGCTGCGGTGCGGACCAGCTGCTGAAAGTGGTGTCCATCTTCGGTAACACAGGAGAGGGCAAATCTCACACCCTGAACCACACGTTCTTCACGGGCAGAGAGGTGTTCAAGACCTCTCCCACGCAGGAGTCGTGCACCGTGGGAGTGTGGGCGGCATTCGACCCCATCCATAAAGTAGTGGTCATTGATACGGAGGGGCTGCTTGGGAACAGTTCCAAACAGGGACAGAGAACCCGCCTCCTACTCAAGGTGCTCGCCGTTTCTGATCTTATAATCTACCGCACCCATGCTGACCGCCTCCATGACGACCTTTTCAAGTTCCTTGGTGATGCCTCGGATGCTTATCTGAAGCATTTTGCCAAAGAGCTTAAAGCCACATCAGCCCGCTGTGGTCTGGATGTCCCACTGTCCACTTTGGGTCCTGCGGTTGTCATCTTCCACGAAACTGTCCACACTAAGCTGCTCGGCTCAG ATAAATCATCCGACTCAATAGATCGCCTGCTGTTGGATCGCTTTCGTAAACTGTCCCGTTACCCAGAAGCCTTCAGCTCTGTCCAGTACTGGGGCACACAGACTCTGAGTCCTCCTACTGACTTCCGCGGCCTGCAGAATAAGCTGGAGCAGCTCCTGGATAACAATGCCACCCGCTCCCCACGCACCCCTGTGGTCATCTATAAAGccctgcag GCACTGAGTGAGCGCTTCAATGGGGAAATTGCAGGTGAGCTTGTAGCGCACAACAGCTTCTTTCCTGATGAAtacttcacctgctccagcgtGTGCTTCAGTTGTGG ATCTGGCTGCAAGAACAGTATGAACCATTTAGGAGAAGGTGTGTGCCATGAGGCGAAGCATCGCTGCCGTTACTCTGCTCAGTTTGACAATCGCATTTACACCTGTAAG GCGTGCTATGAGGGGGGGAAGGAAGTGATTGTTGTGCCTAAGACATCCGCATCCTCAGACTCTCCATGGCTGGGCCTCGCCAAGTATGCCTGGTCCGG GTATGTTATTGAATGTCCCACCTGCGGAGTGATTTATCGGAGCCGTCAGTTTTGGTACGGTAATCAGGACCCCGTGGACACAGTTGTTCGTACCGAGATCCAGCATGTTTGGCCAGGG TACGACGGCTTTTTAAAGGACAACAGCAACGCTGCACAGCGGGTTCTGGACGGAGTCAACTTGGTGGCCCAGTCTGTGTCAGAGCTCGGTGTCAAACCTGCCAAGGCCGTCACCTCTTGGCTGACAGATCAGATAGCCCCAGCCTACTGGAAACCCAACTCCCTCATCTTG GTGTGCCACAAGTGTGACGCCGTCTTCCAGGATAATGACACCAAGCATCACTGCCGGGCTTGTGGGGAGGGCTTCTGTGATGGCTGCTCCTCCAAAGCTGCACCCGTCCCTGAGAGAGGCTGGGGTCTTGCCCCTGTCAGAGTGTGTGACGTCTGCTTTGAACAGAGAGCTACATATGCAG AGGTGCTCGAGGCAGAACTtgaggaggaggatggtggaAATCTTGCCAGGAAGGTTGGAGAAGCAGTCAGCAACACACTCGGCGTCGTGGTCACTGCTATTGATATCCCTCTGG GCCTCGTGAAAGACGCAGCTCGTCCTGCCTACTGGGTGCCGGACCAGGACATCCTGTCATGCCACAACTGCCAGCGTGAGTTCACTGCCAAGCTGTCCAAGCACCACTGCCGCGCCTGTGGCCAAGGAGTGTGCGGCGAATGCTCCCCGGAGCGCCGGCCGGTCCCATCGCGTGGCTGGGACCACCCCGTGCGCGTGTGCGCCAGCTGCAACCAGAAACCTGGAGACCTTTAA